The Chitinophaga niabensis genome segment TTTTTTCTGCAGTATTGCTGATCCCCAGTAAGGACACGCCGCTTTTACTGAAGCCGGTCATCTGCCGCAGACTGTCTGCACTAAAGTATTTGCCATGGGCTTTTGCCACCATCTTAAGGCAGGTGGGGCCACAATCCATTGCATTCAGTTGTTTATAATAGGTAAAACGCTTATTTAATATAGCCACAGGTTACAAACGTTTTTAAAATGAATTCGGGTCTTTATTACTAGCTTATCATCTTTTTCCGGGGTGACGGTACTTTATAAAAATAAAAACTTAATTGTAAAAAAAAAATGTGTTAGATATTTTTATTTACCTATTTTTAAATGGAAATATAGACAATGTTGCCCGATAAATGATAAGCAGGAACCCGAACCATAAGAACTATTCTACGTATTAGACACCGAGGACCAATTTACTTTTAGAAAAAAAAACTTTATGTCGTTTTTAACCCAATTGCTCGTTCCGCTGCAATATTGCGAGGATGCAGCTATACAGCTTTGTAAAAAGATGCGGTTACCCGTTACGGCTACCACTATCCGTAAAGACCTTTTGGACCATGCAGACTATCCAAGCCTTACCTCTATCATGGATGTTCTGAAAAGCTACGGCGTCCGGAATGAGGCCTATAAGCTGGAAAAGGAATATCTGAATGAATTGCCGCTTCCCTTCATTGCCCATATCAGTGGCGATAAATTGAAACACCATCTTTTCGCGCCGGTATGGAAGGTTACCGGAGATACTATTGAATTATACAACCCGGAGACCCGCAAACAGGAGCGCTGGGAAAAGGAACGTTTCGCAGAAAGGTACCAGGGTGTAATATTGGCTGTGGAAGCGGGAGAACATGCCGGAGAAAGGGAATACAAAAAGGCGCTGAAGGAAGAGAAACAACGGGAAACCATCTTCAGTTTGCTTGCCTTCGGATTGCCTGTATTAATGCTGTTGTTATGCCTGCTGGCTATTTTTAAAATTCCCGCCAGTCTTAGTTTTGCCCCGGTTGTTTTTTCTTTATTTACACTGGCTGGTTGCATGGTAACTGCATTGCTCCTGTGGCATGAGGTGGACGAGTATAATCCGGCCCTGAGGCAGATCTGTACGGCTGGAGGCAAAGTTAACTGCTCGGCTGTTTTAAGGTCAAAGGGTTCAAAAATATTCGGCCAGAGCTGGAGCAGCATTGGTGCTTGTTACTTTTTTGGGATGCTCATTGTGCTGATGACAGCGGGCTTAACCAATAAGCCTATCCTGCAGCTGTTAGGCTGGGTCAATCTGCTGGCCTTGCCCTATATAGGTTTTTCTATTTATTACCAATGGAAAGTAGCCAAACAATGGTGCACGCTGTGCCTCCTTGTGCAGGGCCTGCTGCTGTTACAGTTCATTGCAGCACTTGCCGGTGGTTTTTATATGCTTGTTCCGCTTGCTGATACCCAGGCCAGTGCTTTCCTCTCCGTTATAACTTCCTTTGTGTTCGTGTTCATGGTTATATCCCTGTTAATGCCTGCATTGGAAAAGGCAAAAGAAGGTGGTTTTAAAAGTGCGGAGCTTCGGCGCATAAAGCATAACCCGCAGATATTTGAAGCCTTGCTGGCCAAGGAAAAAACCATCACGCATCCCACCGAAGGATTGGGCATTACCCTGGGAAAGCCGGATGCCAGGTACAAAGTGATCAAAGTCTGTAATCCCTATTGTGGCCCCTGTGCCAGCGCACATCCCGTAATTGATGAGCTGATCGAAAACAATGAAGAAATTCAGTTGCAGATCATTTTCACCGTTACCCAAAGTGAAAAGGACAGCCGGATCAAACCCGTGACACACCTGCTTGCAATTGCAGAAAACGGGAACAGCGAAGAAATAAGGATGGCGCTGGACGACTGGTACCTGCCCGAAAAAAAGGAATACAATACTTTTGCCTCCAAATATCCCATGAATGGTCAGCTTCAACAGCAGGGAGAGAAGATCAGATCAATGGAGGATTGGTGCAAAACCAATGAAATAGTATTTACACCCACTTTTTTTATCTCTACAGAATCAGGTGACAGCTTATACCAGTTACCCCGGTTCTACAGTATCCATG includes the following:
- a CDS encoding vitamin K epoxide reductase family protein, which translates into the protein MSFLTQLLVPLQYCEDAAIQLCKKMRLPVTATTIRKDLLDHADYPSLTSIMDVLKSYGVRNEAYKLEKEYLNELPLPFIAHISGDKLKHHLFAPVWKVTGDTIELYNPETRKQERWEKERFAERYQGVILAVEAGEHAGEREYKKALKEEKQRETIFSLLAFGLPVLMLLLCLLAIFKIPASLSFAPVVFSLFTLAGCMVTALLLWHEVDEYNPALRQICTAGGKVNCSAVLRSKGSKIFGQSWSSIGACYFFGMLIVLMTAGLTNKPILQLLGWVNLLALPYIGFSIYYQWKVAKQWCTLCLLVQGLLLLQFIAALAGGFYMLVPLADTQASAFLSVITSFVFVFMVISLLMPALEKAKEGGFKSAELRRIKHNPQIFEALLAKEKTITHPTEGLGITLGKPDARYKVIKVCNPYCGPCASAHPVIDELIENNEEIQLQIIFTVTQSEKDSRIKPVTHLLAIAENGNSEEIRMALDDWYLPEKKEYNTFASKYPMNGQLQQQGEKIRSMEDWCKTNEIVFTPTFFISTESGDSLYQLPRFYSIHDLKYLLTP